Genomic segment of Flavobacteriales bacterium:
AGGTTGGGGTTGGGTATGGTTACCCTATTTGGTTGATTGTCAAATATTTTGCCCATGTCGTCAATGTTCGGGGCTTTAAAACCGGAGGCAATGTTGGCAAAAACATAGGTGGAGGCATTTGCCAAAAATCGCACTCCCAAACTGCCGCTAAATGCAGATTTTTTTAGCCGAATTTCACTAAACGGAAATGAATAAAACGTATCGGTAAAAGGTGCATACAAATTTATATAAGAATATCTGATGCCCGCAGAAGCCATCATTTTTGAAGAGAGTTTGGTTTTGGCCGAAGCATAGCCAGCCATTGTTTGCAGCGTGCTGCTGTTTGGATAACGGCTTACATTGGCCGACATATAACCAGAATCGATTGACGAGATACTCCCGAATGATTGAACAAAGTTGGAAACGGATTCAATGCCGTATATCAAATCGGTTTTTCCTTTCTTTTTGTCAAAGTCAATATTTGCCGAATACACCCGTACTTTCTCCACATTTTCGTAAATTATTTTGCTCTGAAAAGCCCGCTCAACGCGGCTTTCTCCAAAATTTTGAAAAGCAAGTGTGGCTACCATTCGGTCGGCCAGTTTCTTTTTATCAAAAAGAAGTGTGTGGCGGGCATTTAGCTGAGTCCATTTTTGAGGACCATAGTGCCAGTCGCCATATTTTGGAAGTCCTTTGCTTTGTTGGGTCAATCGGTCATATCTCGGCACGTCAGAACTGGTGGTATGTCCAAAATGCACAATCAAATCATTTCTTTTGTTGAATTTGTATCTGAATTTTTGGTTAAAATTAAACTGACTGTATCCGGTAAATAACTGAACATTAGGGTCTTCGTTTTTAATGATTGTATCGTTCAGGCCGGTATATTCCGTATAGATGGGTCTTGTGTATTCTTTTGGGCCATTGGCTCCCATTTTTAGCTCACCAAAGTTGTATATAGAAATGCTTGTAATGCCGGCAAAATTTGTCTTTCCGTAGCCCATATCTACGTGCCAGCTATTTTCTTTATTGGCCGATTGGGTTCTAAGCATCACATTACCATTGTAGTGCGATATGCTATCCAATCTCGGATTTTTGGTTTCAAAAACCATAACACCGCCCATGGCATCGCTGCCGTATAGCACAGAGCCAGGGCCAAACAATACCTCAGTGCTTTGCACGAAATTTGGATCTAAATTAATGATATTTTGTAAGTTTCCATCTCTAAAAATGGCATTGTTCATTCGCACACCATCCACCACAATTAATACATTATTTGCTGCAAAGCCTCTAAACATGGGGCTTCCACCGCCCATTTGCGATTTTTGGATAAAAATTTGATTACTCAATCCAACCAAATCGGCAGAGGTTTGAGGGTTTAGAAACTGAACATTTTTTGAAGAAATTTTTATTTGTCGATTGGTCTGATTCTTCTGTCCTTCAAAATCAGGATTATGTCGCACAAAAGAGGTAGAAAGAAAATGGTTATTGCTTTCCAACATAATTCTGAAACGTTGTTTTTTGAGCTGGTCAAGTCCCCATGAAATTTGTCTGTAAGATACATGCGAAACCAAAACCGAATCAATAATGTTCAATTTTGGCAATGTAACAATGCCAAACTCATCCGTAAAAAATATAGAAAATTCATGAGCTTCTTTGTTGTATATCTTTACCATAGCGTTTTCAATGGCCTCATCAAACTCATCCACTACAGTAATGGTTTGGGCATTAGCAATCATGCCTGCCAAAACAAAAAAACATCCTATAAATATTTTCAACTTCAAACCAACGTCATGCAATAGGGCAAATGTAAAAATCTTTGATTTTAGATGCAGTATTACTTTTGCCAATATTACATCAGTTTATACATAATTCTTAAATTTGCTTGCATGACTTTAAAATATCTCAAATTGCTCGCTGTCTTTTTTTTGATTGCCGTAGGGGTGTCGATGCCCGGATGTAAAAAACGAAAAGCAGAGTGTCCTGCCTATGGAAGTGGCGATAATCCGGATGACTTTAAAAAATCAAAAACCAAAAGCGGATTGTTCGGAAAAAAGGATCCCAAAATGCGAAGCAGATAATTTTGATGGATGTTTTTTATCAACTTGTCGTTTAGCCAAAAAGTATCAATTTTTTTTTGTGCAATTTGCAGACCTAATATCAATTGAAATATGAACGCACACGAAGTTGATTTTGAAATTTTTGGTGAAGAAATGCAATTTGTGGAGGTAGAGTTGGACCCACAAGAAGCAGTGGTGGCCGAACCCGGGAGTTTTATGTATATGCCCAATGGCATAACCATGGAGACCATTTTTGGTGATGGTTCTAAACAACATGACTCTTTTTTCGATAAAATTTTGAATGCAGGAAAAAGAGTTTTGACTGGCGAAAAATTGTTTATGACCGTTTTTACTAATGCCGATACCCAAAAAAAGAGGGTGGCATTTGCCAGCCCGTATCCAGGCAAAATTATTCCATTAGATCTTGAAGAATTGGGGGGTAAAATAATTTGCCAAAAGGATGCTTTCTTATGTGCCGCCAAAGGTGTTTCGGTTGGTATTGAATTTCAGAAAAAACTTGGCACCGGTTTTTTTGGTGGAGAGGGCTTTATTATGCAAAAATTAGAGGGCGATGGTTTGGCCTTTGTACACGCCGGAGGCAATATTGTAAAAAGAGAGCTTAGAGTAGGGGAGGTGTTGAAAATTGATACCGGATGCATAGTAGCTTTTACTCAGAATATTGAATATGACATACAATTTGTGGGTGGAATTAAGAACACGCTTTTTGGCGGAGAGGGCGTTTTTTATGCAGTCCTTACAGGGCCTGGAAGTGTTTGGATTCAAAGTTTACCCTTTAGCCGATTGGCCGGAAGAGTAATTACTGCCGGAAGTGGGCTGCCCGGAACAAGAAAAGGGGAGGGAAGTATTCTCGGTCATTTTGGCGATTTATTTGACGGAGACAGGTAAGATATTCATAACAGCTAATAAGGCTGATGCCACATGCAAAAAGCAGTTTGACAACGGAGAAGAAAAAGTATATCAAGTTATACTTCAACAAAAAAAGATAAATGAAAAAAACAATTGTATTTACCATCCTGATAGCATTAGGGTTTTTGGCTCAGGCACAGGATAAAGTTTGGGTTTTTTTTAAAGATAAAGATACCGCCAATTTTAATCCATACACTTTTTTTGATTCAAAAGCCATTGAGCGAAGAATGTTGAATGGGATAAACCTGTATGACTACACTGATGTGCCTGTTAATGAGGCTTATATTTCTCAGATTATTGAAATAACGCAAAACAACCGAGCGGTGAGCCGATGGTTTAATGCCGTTTGCTGTTTAGCCACTCCAGAGCAACAAAAAGAGCTATTGAAGTTACCTTTTGTTAGCAGCGTTCGCATTGTTTCATCCGAGATACAGAAATACTTTGCTGGCATGGAGCAAACTGATGATGAAGGCAATTTTACTCCAACCGATGATGAAATAGACTTTTTGAAAGCCCAAATTAAACGGATGAATGGCGAAACGTTTAGCAATAACAAAATTGATGGAAGCGGGGTTCGGGTGGCCATTTTTGATGTTGGATTCAAATCATACAAAACCAATCCGGCTTTTGAACACATCAGAGCTGAAAATAGGATAATTGCCACCTACGATTTTGCCAAAAACAAAGAAAATGTTGATTGTGGCGGCACACACGGATGTTTTGTAATGAGTTGTGTTGGTGGTAAAATTAACGGTCAAATTATGGGTTTAGCCACCGGTGCCCAATATTTGCTTGCCCGCACAGAAACTCGCACCGAGTTTTATGCCGAAGAAGAGAACTGGCTCGAAGCTGCCGAGTGGGCCGACAAAAATGGGGCAGACATAATTAACAGTTCGCTGGGATATACGATTCACCGATATTTTGTGGAAGATATGGATGGTACACATAGTTTGGTGGCAAAAGCCGCCAACATGGCTGCCAGCAAAGGAATTATTGTGGTAAATTCTGCCGGAAACGAGGGTAGCAACGATTGGAAAAGAATCGGAACACCAGCTGATGCAGACAGTGTTTTGAGCATAGGGGGTATTAACCCCAAAACGGGTATTCATACCAGTTTTAGCTCTTTTGGACCCACCTGGGATAAACGAATGAAACCAAACGTGACAGCCTATGGCCACGTAATCGGCAGTGGGCCAAAAGGAATTTCTGAAACGCAGGGAACCAGTTTTAGTGGGCCGTTGGTGGCGGGTTTTGTGGCGTGTGCCAAACAAATAAGAATGGGTTATAAGTCGATGGATTTATTTCATGAAATTGAAAAATCAGCCGATTTGTATCCCTATTTTGACTACGCCCACGGTTATGGCGTGCCACAGGCCAAATATTTCATCATCCCTTTTCCGCAAGAACCCTCTCCAAGTTTTGAAATTGTCGTTAAAAGTAAAACGATAGAAATAATGCTCACTGACACCACATCCATTGACGAAGAAACCCTAAAATGGGAAGGTCGTTATGTAAAATGTCCGGATTATTTGTTTTATCATATCCAAAACGATAAAGGATATCTGGATAAATATTTTGTAATCGACCCCTTTGGTAGCCTGTTTTCGGATAAATATTTGAGCGTAGAGGATGAAGACCTTACCCAAACCCTTAGCCCATTAAAAATTAAAAAAACGGATTATGCCCGACCGTTTACACTTCGGGTTTTTTATAGAGGATATTTTAAAGAAATAGTGATAAAATAAAAATGAAAAGATTAATAATATTGGCAGTTGCCGTGGCTTCTTTTTTTTGTGCGAATGCTCAAAGCATTATGCTAAAGCAGGATGTAAACGAAGATACCGTGGTTAGCAATTTCGGGAGGAACAGAAAGCATTTTTATGCCGGAAACGTTGGTTTTGCGTCTATCATTGGCAACACCGACAATGATTCATTTTCTTTAAAAAACGCTGCAAGTTGGCAATTCAACGCCGGGGTATATTACAAATATCGGGTGTCTCAGCCCTATAGCCTCGTGTTTCGGCTTGATTATGTATTTGATAAATACAAGTTTAAAACCGACAGCAGCAATGTAAAATATGCCAATTTGGTGATGCAAACCGCCCGATTGGAGTTTGCCAACAGATTTAATTATGGAAGAAGAGGCAACTATCTTGGCCGTTATTTGGAGATAGGCATTTCGGCAGATTATGCCTATCGAAATCGTTTTTTTACCAAAACTACTGCACCCGACAACAGCAATTATACCTCCGAAAAAAGCATTTTATACGGTCTTAAATACATCGAACCATTCAACTATTCGGCTCATGCCCGATTGGGCTTTAATAAGTTTGTCTTAACCGCCGATTACCGCCTAAGCGACAATACGAATAATTTGGTAAACTATAATTTACCACCTTTGGCAGTGGGTGTTTTGCTTGATTTGGGTGGGTTTTAGTAGTAGGGGAATGGTAGTTTTTGTTAACAACAAGAACTTCAGTTTGTATGAGTAGCAATTCGATTGAAATGCAGTATTGTAAAACGAATTTTGTAACTTTGGCCTTTGTTATAAATGTGAAAAAAATATTTTTAACCATCCCTTGTTTAATCTTTTTGATAAGTAATTCGATAGTTGCAAACTCAAAAGTTGATAAATGCCCTAATAGACTCAACAAAAAAGGAGAGAAGAAGGGTACTTGGGTTACATTGGATCCAAGTACAAATGCCAAAACAATTGAACATTTCCGCAATGGAAAACATTTTGGGAAATATCTCCAATTCTCAAATTCCGGAAATCTTTTAAAAAAAGGACGGTATTGGAATGATAAGAAATATGGAAGGTGGGTTACATACACCGTAATGGGTAGCAAGGTAGCTTCGGCATTTTTCATTAGAAACAAATGTATTACATACACCTATGTTAATTTTGATTGGGAGATTAAGAATATGCTTTAAAAGAGGGAGGGGTTTACATTTGTAATTTCTTTAGATATCGAATTAGGTCAATCAGAAAACTTCCGTTTGAAAATGGAATAAATTGGG
This window contains:
- a CDS encoding S8 family serine peptidase, with product MKKTIVFTILIALGFLAQAQDKVWVFFKDKDTANFNPYTFFDSKAIERRMLNGINLYDYTDVPVNEAYISQIIEITQNNRAVSRWFNAVCCLATPEQQKELLKLPFVSSVRIVSSEIQKYFAGMEQTDDEGNFTPTDDEIDFLKAQIKRMNGETFSNNKIDGSGVRVAIFDVGFKSYKTNPAFEHIRAENRIIATYDFAKNKENVDCGGTHGCFVMSCVGGKINGQIMGLATGAQYLLARTETRTEFYAEEENWLEAAEWADKNGADIINSSLGYTIHRYFVEDMDGTHSLVAKAANMAASKGIIVVNSAGNEGSNDWKRIGTPADADSVLSIGGINPKTGIHTSFSSFGPTWDKRMKPNVTAYGHVIGSGPKGISETQGTSFSGPLVAGFVACAKQIRMGYKSMDLFHEIEKSADLYPYFDYAHGYGVPQAKYFIIPFPQEPSPSFEIVVKSKTIEIMLTDTTSIDEETLKWEGRYVKCPDYLFYHIQNDKGYLDKYFVIDPFGSLFSDKYLSVEDEDLTQTLSPLKIKKTDYARPFTLRVFYRGYFKEIVIK
- a CDS encoding TIGR00266 family protein — its product is MNAHEVDFEIFGEEMQFVEVELDPQEAVVAEPGSFMYMPNGITMETIFGDGSKQHDSFFDKILNAGKRVLTGEKLFMTVFTNADTQKKRVAFASPYPGKIIPLDLEELGGKIICQKDAFLCAAKGVSVGIEFQKKLGTGFFGGEGFIMQKLEGDGLAFVHAGGNIVKRELRVGEVLKIDTGCIVAFTQNIEYDIQFVGGIKNTLFGGEGVFYAVLTGPGSVWIQSLPFSRLAGRVITAGSGLPGTRKGEGSILGHFGDLFDGDR
- a CDS encoding TonB-dependent receptor, giving the protein MKIFIGCFFVLAGMIANAQTITVVDEFDEAIENAMVKIYNKEAHEFSIFFTDEFGIVTLPKLNIIDSVLVSHVSYRQISWGLDQLKKQRFRIMLESNNHFLSTSFVRHNPDFEGQKNQTNRQIKISSKNVQFLNPQTSADLVGLSNQIFIQKSQMGGGSPMFRGFAANNVLIVVDGVRMNNAIFRDGNLQNIINLDPNFVQSTEVLFGPGSVLYGSDAMGGVMVFETKNPRLDSISHYNGNVMLRTQSANKENSWHVDMGYGKTNFAGITSISIYNFGELKMGANGPKEYTRPIYTEYTGLNDTIIKNEDPNVQLFTGYSQFNFNQKFRYKFNKRNDLIVHFGHTTSSDVPRYDRLTQQSKGLPKYGDWHYGPQKWTQLNARHTLLFDKKKLADRMVATLAFQNFGESRVERAFQSKIIYENVEKVRVYSANIDFDKKKGKTDLIYGIESVSNFVQSFGSISSIDSGYMSANVSRYPNSSTLQTMAGYASAKTKLSSKMMASAGIRYSYINLYAPFTDTFYSFPFSEIRLKKSAFSGSLGVRFLANASTYVFANIASGFKAPNIDDMGKIFDNQPNRVTIPNPNLKPEYSYNYEMGLFTNLGGKVQWMINGYYTLVDNLIVRDDFSLNGVDSLLFNGSMLRTQSLVNSSRGFIHGIETQIQWSINSFFELKSNFNYISGKTSDNMSIRHVTPNFGNTSLNYKKNKIMISAYANYNTELAFEKLAPTEQGKAYLYARDANGNPYAPAWCTLNLKTSFKINKSLKANIGLENIMNKRYRPYSSGITAPGRNLVLSVYSVF